A portion of the Sandaracinobacteroides saxicola genome contains these proteins:
- a CDS encoding DUF4236 domain-containing protein, which yields MGFRFRKSFGLLPGVRLNASKSGFSLSLGRPGLTANIGRKGLTGSAGLPGTGLSYSTRLGSMPTAGSQQTGCGGGVAAVIIGLLCLVGLAAAIAPKPDASSVSSLGLAGSGTIGDTASPERLYVRPTRANCRKMASFRSAIIAKFDQNDLLTIAETRNGWARIDRLPAATCWVSRPLLAENEISPPPRRSPATARPHAGYQYRAAVRPSRSTYTSSYNCPCGSGRICVGPRGGRYCLTSGGNKRYGV from the coding sequence GTGGGTTTCAGGTTTCGCAAATCTTTCGGATTATTGCCCGGTGTTCGGTTGAATGCCAGTAAATCCGGTTTCAGCTTAAGTCTGGGCAGGCCAGGACTGACGGCGAACATCGGTCGAAAAGGGTTGACCGGTTCCGCCGGCTTGCCCGGAACCGGACTTTCCTATTCCACGCGACTGGGGTCGATGCCAACCGCGGGCAGTCAGCAAACAGGATGCGGCGGAGGGGTAGCCGCTGTTATAATCGGTCTTCTTTGTCTTGTTGGGCTCGCGGCAGCCATTGCCCCGAAACCCGATGCCTCGTCTGTATCATCACTTGGTCTGGCCGGCTCCGGGACAATTGGCGATACTGCAAGTCCGGAACGATTATATGTGCGTCCGACACGGGCGAACTGCCGAAAAATGGCATCATTCCGCTCGGCGATCATAGCAAAATTCGACCAGAATGATCTTTTGACGATTGCAGAGACGAGGAATGGCTGGGCGCGCATTGACCGCCTGCCAGCCGCCACATGCTGGGTGTCGCGGCCACTGCTTGCGGAAAACGAGATTTCACCGCCGCCGCGCCGGAGCCCGGCAACAGCACGTCCCCACGCTGGTTATCAGTACCGCGCCGCTGTGCGCCCATCGCGATCAACCTACACTAGCAGCTATAACTGCCCTTGCGGTTCCGGCAGAATTTGTGTTGGCCCACGGGGCGGGCGTTATTGTCTGACTAGCGGAGGGAATAAGCGCTATGGCGTCTGA
- a CDS encoding ion transporter: protein MASERPGWRAGLYRLLDPRARKQPGLSWLNRLIVVLIVLAATLAVIDTETAISNAHRAFFATADLVFALLFLLEYVARLWVAKENPHYAGKRWPALRYALSPAAIIDLLAILPTLLAWAGGGFVVLRLVRVMRLVRLAKLGRFSRAWLYISEAVWSRRTELQLTLAFGLSAMLLSATALYWAEGQVQPDKFGSIPRALWWSVVTLTTVGYGDVYPETVVGKFVAAVVAIIAIGLIALPTGILAAAFSEAVQRHKDDER from the coding sequence ATGGCGTCTGAACGGCCAGGCTGGCGTGCCGGTCTGTATCGGCTGCTCGATCCCAGGGCGCGAAAACAACCGGGCCTCTCATGGTTGAACCGGTTGATTGTCGTCCTGATCGTCCTGGCGGCGACGCTTGCGGTCATAGATACGGAGACTGCGATATCGAACGCCCACCGGGCCTTTTTCGCGACAGCCGATCTGGTTTTTGCGCTGTTGTTCCTGCTCGAATATGTTGCCCGGCTATGGGTTGCGAAGGAGAATCCGCACTATGCCGGCAAGCGTTGGCCGGCGTTGCGCTATGCCCTTTCACCCGCGGCAATCATCGACCTTCTGGCCATTCTGCCGACATTGCTAGCCTGGGCAGGGGGTGGGTTTGTGGTGCTCCGCCTGGTGCGCGTGATGCGGCTGGTGCGGCTGGCAAAGCTGGGGAGGTTCAGCAGGGCGTGGCTCTACATCTCGGAAGCTGTGTGGTCCCGACGCACGGAGTTGCAATTGACCTTGGCGTTCGGGCTGTCTGCCATGCTGCTCTCTGCGACCGCGTTATACTGGGCGGAAGGGCAGGTTCAGCCCGACAAGTTCGGCAGCATTCCGCGCGCGCTCTGGTGGTCTGTCGTCACGCTGACGACGGTTGGCTATGGCGATGTTTACCCGGAGACTGTGGTGGGGAAGTTTGTTGCGGCGGTGGTTGCCATCATTGCCATCGGGTTGATCGCGCTGCCGACGGGGATACTGGCGGCTGCTTTCAGCGAGGCGGTGCAACGGCACAAGGATGACGAGCGGTGA